The Streptomyces sp. A2-16 sequence TCTCGGAGCAGGCGTTCCTGTTCCGGGTCCAGCTTGGTCGGGGTCTGGACCTCGACGTGGACGATGAGGTCGCCCCGGCCGCCGCCGCGCAGGTGGGTGACGCCCCGGTTGTGCAGCGGGATCGACTGGCCGGACTGGGTACCGGGCCGGATGTCGACCTCCTCCATGCCGTCCAGCGTCTCCAGCGGAACCTTCGTGCCGAGGGACGCCGCCGTCATCGGGAGCGTGACCGTGCAGTGCAGATCGTCGCCGCGCCGCTGGAACTGCGAGTGCGGGAGCTCGTGGATCTCGACGTACAGGTCACCGGCGGGACCGCCACCGGGGCCGACCTCGCCCTCACCCGCGAGCTGGATCCGCGTGCCGTTGTCCACACCGGCCGGGATCTTCACGGTCAGCGTGCGGCGCGAGCGGACCCGGCCGTCGCCGGCGCACTCCGGGCACGGGGTCGGAACCACGGTGCCGAAACCCTGGCACTGCGGGCACGGGCGGGACGTCATGACCTGGCCCAGGAAGGACCGCGTCACCTGCGACACCTCACCGCGCCCGCGGCACATGTCGCACGTCTGCGCGGAGGTGCCCGGCGCCGCGCCCTCACCACTGCAGGTGGTGCAGACGATCGCCGTGTCGACCTGGATGTCCTTCGTCGTGCCGAAGGCCGCCTCGTCGAGCTCGATCTCCAGACGGATCATCGCGTCCTGGCCGCGGCGGGTGCGCGAGCGCGGACCCCGCTGCGAGGCCGTACCGAAGAACGCGTCCATGATGTCCGAGAAGTTCCCGAACCCACCGGCCCCGAAGCCGCCCGCGCCACCGCCGCCGGCCTGCGAGAGCGGGTCGCCGCCGAGGTCGTAGACCTGCTTCTTCTGCGGGTCCGACAACACCTCGTAAGCGGCGTTGATCTCCTTGAACCGCTCCTGGGTCTTCGGATCCGGGTTGACGTCCGGGTGCAGCTCGCGCGCGAGCCGACGGAACGCCTTCTTGATCTCATCCTGCGACGCGTCGCGGCGCACGCCGAGAACGGCGTAGTAGTCCGTGGCCACTTACGACTCCGCCAGGATCTGTCCGACGTACCGTGCCACTGCGCGTACCGCTCCCATCGTTCCCGGGTAATCCATGCGGGTCGGTCCGACCACGCCGAGCTTGGCGACTGCCTCGCCGCCCGAACCGTAGCCGACCGACACCACCGAAGTGGAGTTGAGTCCCTCGTAGGCGTTCTCATGACCAATACGTACGGTCATGCCCGAATCCCCGGCCTCACCAAGGAGTTTGAGGAGAACGACCTGCTCCTCGAGGGCCTCCAGGACGGGCCGGATCGTGAGGGGAAAGTCATGTCCGAAGCGGGTGAGATTGGCGGTGCCGCCGATCATCAGCCGCTCCTCGTTCTCCTCGACGAGCGTCTCCAGGAGAGTGGAGAGCACTGTGGTGACCGTACCCCGGTCCTCGACGTCGAAGCCTTCGGGCAGGTCCTCGACCAGCCTCGGCACATCGGCGAACCGCCGTCCCGCGACGCGGCTGTTGAGCCGCGCCCGCAGATCGGCGAGCGAGGCCTCCCCGAAGGGCGCCGGGCAGTCGACCATGCGCTGCTCGACCCGGCCGGTGTCCGTGATCAGCACGAGCATCACGCGCGCCGGGGCGAGCGAGAGCAGCTCCACGTGCCGCACGGTCGAGCGGGTGAGGGACGGGTACTGCACGACGGCGACCTGCCGCGTCAGCTGCGCGAGCAGCCGCACGGTTCGGGCCACGACGTCGTCGAGGTCCACGGCGCCGTCGAGGAAGTTCTGGATCGCGCGCCGCTCGGGCGCGGTCATCGGCTTGACGCCCGCCAGTTTGTCGACGAACAGCCGGTAGCCCTTGTCGGTCGGGATCCGCCCGGCGCTGGTGTGCGGCTGGGCGATGAAGCCCTCGTCCTCCAGGACCGCCATGTCGTTGCGGACGGTCGCCGGGGAGACGCCGAGGTTGTGCCGCTCGGTCAGGGCCTTCGACCCGACCGGCTCCTCGGTGCCGACGTAGTCCTGGACGATCGCGCGCAACACCTGAAGCCTGCGTTCACTCAGCATCGCGCACACCTCCAGAGGTCGTTCCCTTGGCACCTTCGCCTGGCACTCTGTCCGCCCGAGTGCCAACGCTCCCCGGCCAGTGTACGGCGGTGGGGTACTCCTCGGGCAAGGCTGGTCCTGGCGTGACGGGTTGTACGGCTAGCGTCGCGGTATGACGGTGACTTGGGAAGAGCTCGGGTGGGAGCGGGTCGCGACCGGGGTGGGGCGGTGCCGGCTGCCCGGCTGGGACTGCACGGCGGGCCTGGTGATCGGCGAGGGCACGGCCCTGTTGATCGACGCGGGCTCCGGTCTCGCGGAGGGCGCCCGCCTGCGCGCACAGGCCGAGGAACTGGCCGGCCACCGTGTGACCCATCTCGCGTTGACCCACCCCCACTTCGACCATGTCTTCGGTGCGGCGGCGTTCGCGGGGGCGGAGGTGTTCGGCGCCGTGGGTACGGAATCGGTGCTGGCGGGGCGGCTGGGCCGGGCGGAACTGCGGGCCGACGCGGTACGCAACGGGCTGGACCCGGCGGTCGCCGACGAGGCGGCGGACGCCCTGGTCTCCCCCCGGCACCACGTCTCCGGCGAGTGGACGCTCGACCTCGGCGGCGGCGGCCAGGTCCTGCTCGCCAACGTCGGCCCCGGCCACACGGCCCACGACCTCGCCGTCCTCGTGCCGGGCTCCCCCGAGGTCGTCTTCTGCGGCGACCTGGTCGAGGAGTCGGGCGAACCGCAGGCGGGCCCGGACGCGGTACCGGGCCACTGGCCCGCCGCGCTGGACCGCCTCCTCGACCTGGGCGGCGAGGACGCGCTGTACGTACCCGGTCACGGAGCGGTGGTGGACGCGGCGTTCGTACGGTCGCAGCGGGACGCGCTGGCGGCCCGCTTCGGCGTGTCGTGAGGAGTCCCGTGCGGCTTCTCCTATCGTCATCCGAATGCGCCAGTACTCCGCCGACCTGACCCCTCCGTGGAAGAAGCCCCGGCCGGTGCCGGAGGTGCCCGCCGAGCCCGGCCTGGTGGTCGAGGAGCCCGGCACCGGCTTCTGCGGCGCGGTGATTCGCTGCGAGGCGGGAACAGTGACTCTGGAGGACCGCTTCGGCAAGCACCGGGTGTTCCCGCTGGAGCCGCGCGGCTTCCTCCTGGAGGGCCGGGTGGTGACGCTGGTGCGACCCGCGGCCACGGCTCCCGTACGGCCCTCCCGCACCGCCTCCGGCTCGGTGGCCGTGCCCGGCGCACGCGCGCGCGTGGCCCGCGCCGGCCGTATCTACGTCGAGGGCCGCCACGACGCGGAACTGGTGGAGAAGGTCTGGGGCGACGACCTGCGCATCGAGGGCGTGGTCGTGGAGTACCTGGAGGGCGTGGACGACCTGCCGGCGATCGTGGCCGAGTTCGCCCCCGGGCCGGACGCCCGCCTGGGAGTACTCGTGGACCACCTGGTGCCGGGCAGCAAGGAGTCCCGTATCGCCGCGTCGGTGACCAGCGAACACGCCCTGGTGGTCGGCCACCCGTACATCGACATCTGGGAGGCGGTGAAGCCGTCGTCCCTGGGCATCGAGGCGTGGCCCCGGGTACCGCACGGCCAGGACTGGAAGACGGGCGTGTGCAGGGCGCTGGGCTGGCCGTCGGAGAACACGGGCGCGGTGTGGCAGGCGATCCTGAAGCGGGTGAACTCCTACAAGGACCTGGAGCCGGAGCTGCTGGGGCGAGTGGAGGAACTGATCGACTTCGTCACGGCTCAGTGAAACCCACCCAGGGGCGCGGGGAACTGCGCGACAAGCCACGAACGAACTCGCGGCCGCCGGACGACACCGCCCCCACCCCCTCGGGCCCTCAGTCCACCAGGTCCCGAACCACCGCGTCCGCCAGCAACCGTCCGCGAAGCGTCAGCACGGCCCGCCCCTCCTCATAGGGCCGGGCTTCCAGCAGCCCCTCCCCCAGCGCCCGCCGAGAAGCGCTCAGCCCCTCCTCCCGCAGCAGCGACAGCGGCACCCCCTCCCGCAGCCGCAGCTCCAGCAGGATCCGCTCCACGCGCCGGTCCTCGTCGGACAGCAGCTCCCGCCCGGCCCCCGGCGACCTCCCGGCCGCCAGCGCCGCCGCGTACGCGCCCGGGTGCTTGACGTTCCACCAGCGCACCCCGCCCACGTGCGAGTGCGCTCCGGGGCCCGCGCCCCACCAGTCGGCGCCCCGCCAGTACAGCTCGTTGTGCAGGCAGCGGCCCGCCTCCGAGGTGGCCCAGTTCGACACCTCGTACCAGTCGAACCCCGCGTCGGCGAGCACGGAGTCCGCGATCAGGTACCGGTCCGCGTGCACGTCGTCGTCGGTCATCGGCACCTCGCCCCGCCGGATCCGCCGGGCCAGCTGGGTGCCCTCCTCGACGATCAGCGCGTACGCCGACACGTGATCCGGTCCGGCCCCGATCGCCGCCTCCAGGGACGCCCGCCAGTCGTCGTCGGTCTCCCCGGGGGTGCCGTAGATCAGATCCAGGTTCACGTGGTCGAACCCCGCCGCCCTGGCCTCCGCCACGCACGCCTCCGGCCGGCCCGGTGTGTGCGTGCGGTCCAGCACCTTCAACACGTGCTGCTTGGCGCTCTGCATCCCGAAGGACACCCGGTTGAAGCCGCCCTCCCGCAGCGCGGCCAGATACGCCGGGTCCACCGACTCCGGGTTCGCCTCGGTCGTCACCTCCGCGTCCGCGGCCAGGCCGAACTCGTCGCGGATCGCGGAGAGCATCCGTACGAGATCGTCCGCGGCCAGCAGTGTCGGCGTACCGCCGCCGACGAACACCGTGCGGACCGGGCGCGGGTCGTCGCCGAGGACCTTGCGCGCCAGGCGGATCTCGTCGATCAGGGTGTCCGCGTAGTTGTCGCGGGAGGCCAGCACTCCGCCCGAACCGCGCAGCTCGGTCGCGGTGTAGGTGTTGAAGTCGCAGTAGCCGCAGCGGGTCGCGCAGTACGGGACGTGCAGGTAGAAGCCGAGGGGGCGGTCGGCGGACCCGGCGAGCGCGGACGCGGGGAGCGAGCCGTCGTCGGGGACGGGGTCGCCGTCGGGGAGTGCGGAAGGCATGTCCTCCATTGTCCAGCACCCCGGCGGACGCCTACTCCGCCTGCAGGACCAGCAGCGCCAGATCGTCATCCGGGGGCCGCGCCCCGAACTCGTGGACCAGCCGTTTGATCCGCTCCGCGATCAGCTCGGCGTCCAGTCCCGCGCACCCGGCGAGCGCCTCCGCGAGCCCGTCCTCGTCGTCGAACTGCCGGGGCCCGCTGCGCCGCTCGGTCACCCCGTCGGTGACGCACAGCAGACTGTCGCCGGGCCGCAGCTCGAAGGTCTCACTGGTGTACGTCTCGTCCTCGACGACTCCGAGCAGGGTCTGCGGCCGGGCGGCCGTACGGACCTGGCCGCCCGCCCCGAGCAGCAGCGGCAACGGATGTCCGGCGGAGGCGAGGGTGCAGCGCACTCCGCCGTCGAAGGGCGCGAGCTCGCCGTACAGGAGGGACAGGAAGCGGGTCTGCGGGCCGTCGCCGGGGTTCATGGGGCGCCCGCCCGCGGTCGCCAGGGCCCGGGCCGCCGCGTCAGCGGCCTCCGTGGCGTCGTCGAGGAGCAGCTGGTTGAGGCGGTCGAGGACGTCGGCGACGCGGTAGCCCTCGCGGGCCAGCAGCCGGAGCCAGGGCCGGGCCAGCCCGATCACCACGGCCGCCTCGGGGCCCTTGCCCTGGACGTCGCCGACGGCGAAGCACCAGCGGCCGTCGCCGGCCGGGAAGAGGTCGTAGAAGTCGCCGCTGGGTCCGCCCTTGTCGCACGGCTCGTACACCAGGGCGCTGCGCACCCCGGGGATCTCGGCGACCGCGCCGGGCAGCAGGCCGCGCTGGAGCACCGCGCTGATGGTGGCCTGGCGCGCGTACTGGCGGGCCGCGCCGATGGCGAGCGCCACCCGGCGGCTGAGGTCCTCGACGAGCCCGGTGACCTCGTCGGGGAAGGAGACCAGCCCGGCCCGGCCGATGACCAGGGTGCCCAGCGGGCGGCCGCCCGCGGTGAGGCGGTAGGCGAGCGCCGAGCCGTGTGTTCCGTGCGGGCCCAGTGCCTCGCCGGGCCAGGGGAACGGCAGCGGGCCGGCGTGGTCCGGTCCCGGCAGGCCGGGCGGTTCCTTCTCCAGGGCCCGCCGCAGGCTCTCGATCCGGTTCTCCGAGCAGTGCCAGACCCGGGCCAGCCGGGGCCCGGACAGGCCCGCCTCGCCCCAGGCCGTCCCGCTCCCGGTCTCACCCGCGCGCGGGGATCCCCAGCGTCCGGCGACCTCGTCCTCCAGCCACACCGCGCACCAGTCGGCCAGCCGCGGCACGATCAGCTGGCCGGCGAGCGCGGCGACCAGGTTCTCGTCGAGCTGCCCGGCGAGCAGGTCGGAGGCCTCGGCGAGGAAGGACAGGGCACCGCGGTTGAGCCAGTCCCGGTCGAGCTCGCCACGGGAGACGGGGCGGACCGTGTGGGCCGGCTCGTCGCGGGACATGGGCCGGACCGTGTGCGCCGACTCATCGCGGGAAATGGGCCGGACCGTGTGCGCCGACTCGTCGCCGTGGACCGGCGGGGCCGTGTGCCCCTGCTCTGCTCGGTACACGGGCGGGTGCGTGTCCCCCGGCTCGCCGCCGTGGACCGGCGAGGCCGTGTGTCCCTGCTCTGCGCGATGCACGGGCGGGTGCGTGTTCTCCGGCTCGCTGCGGGAGACCGGTGAGGCCGTGTGCCCCGGCTCGCCGCGGGACACGGGTGCGAGCGGGTCCTGGGCCCGGGGCGGGGGCTGGGGCGGTTCCGGGGGCTGGGGCGGTACCGGGGGCTGGGGCGGTACCGGGGCGAGTATCCCGGCGACCCGCAGCCCCCGCTCGTGGGCGTCGTCCCCGGCGTACGCCCGGATTCCGTCGAGGGCCTCCTTCCCGCCGGCCGGCAGCCGCGCCCACACGGTCTTGGAGCCGGTGCGGTAGGTGATGCCCCAGGCCTCCGCGAGGGCAGCGACCAGGCGCAGTCCGCGCCCGTACTCCGGTGTGCCGTACGAGGGTTCGGCGTCACCGTCGCGAGGGGCGCGCGAGGGGTGGCGGTCCAGGACCTCGACGACGAGGGCACCGGTGTGCGCCTCCAGGCGGCAGCTCACCTCGACGTCGGTGCCCGCGTGCACGACGGCGTTGGTGACGAGCTCGCTGACGACGACCACGGCGTCGTCGGCCTGCCGGTCGGTGAGGAACTCGGTACCGGGCAGGGCCAGTTCCGCCCATTCGGCGAACGCCGCCCGTAACAGGGCCCGGGCCGCGCCCGGGGCGTGCGGAGCGCCGGGGAGGGTGGCGTGGGTGTGCGCCGGGGCGTGCGGGAGCACACCGTCGCCGCGCAGGGGCGCGGCGGGCGCACGGGCAACGGACTCCCGTTGCACAGGAATGGCCCCCATGTCCGTCTCCCCGAGCAGTTCGGACGAATACACCTCAGTCGATGCGGACAGAGTGACAGACTGGCCACGCCCATAAGCGCCGAGTTACCGAAGTGGGCCGCCATGAGTGAGAACAGTGGTACGCCTGTGCTCGAAGAAGGGCAGAATGCCGACCGGATTCGAGCATCGGATCTACGCCCTCTGCTCGCCGCGATGACCGCCGCCCGGGACGGCGACTTCCGCCGGATGCCGGAGTCCGGGGACGGCATCGTGGCCGAACTGACGGCCGTCTTCAACCAGCTGGTGGACCGCAACGTCCACTTCACGGGCGAGGTCAACCGGGTCAAGCGGGAGCTGGTGCGGCACGGCCGGCTCGACGAGCGGCTCTCCCCCAGCCCGGGGCAGGGCACGTGGACCTCCCGGGTCGACGACGTGAACCAGCTGCTCGACGCCCTGGTGGCCCCGGCCGCCAACGCGACCCGGGTCCTGGACGCGGTGGCCGGCGGCGATCTGACCCAGCGGGTCGATCTGCACGACGGCAACCGGCAGCTGCGCGGTGATCTGCGGCGTCTGGGCCGGGCCGTGAACAAGATGGTCGACCAGCTCTCCCTGTTCACCGGCGAGGTGACCCGGGTGGCCCGCGAGGTCGGCACCGAGGGCCGGCTCGGCGGGCGGGCCAAGGTGACGGGTCTTTCGGGCAGTTGGCGCGATGTGACCGAGGCGGTCAACACCATGGCGTCCCGGCTGACCGCTCAGGTCCGGGACATCGCCCTGGTGACGACGGCGGTGGCCCGCGGCGACCTGACCCGGACGGTCACGGTCGAGGCGACGGGCGAGCTGCTCGAACTGAAGCTGACCGTGAACACCATGGTCGACCAGCTCTCCGCCTTCGCCGACGAGGTCACCCGGGTGGCCCGCGAGGTCGGCACCGAGGGGCAGTTGGGCGGCCGGGCCCAGGTGCGGGGCGTGTCCGGGGTCTGGAAGGACCTCACCGACAACGTCAACTTCATGGCGTCGAACCTGACGTCACAGGTGCGGAACATCGCCCAGGTGACGACGGCCGTGGCCAACGGCGACCTGAGTCAGAAGATCACCGTGGACGCGCAGGGCGAGATCCTGGAGCTCAAGTCCACCATCAACACCATGGTCGACCAGCTCTCCGCCTTCGCCGACGAGGTCACCCGCGTCGCCCGCGAGGTCGGCACCGAGGGCAACCTCGGCGGCCGCGCCCAGGTGCGAGGCGTGTCCGGGGTCTGGAAGGACCTCACCGACAACGTCAACTTCATGGCGGACAACCTCACTTCCCAGGTCCGCAACATCGCCCTGGTGTCGACGGCGGTGGCGCAGGGCGACCTCGGCAAGAAGATCACGGTGGAGGCGAAGGGCGAGATCCTGGAGCTCAAGTCCACCATCAACACCATGGTCGACCAGCTCTCCGCCTTCGCCGACGAGGTGACGAGGGTCGCCCGCGAGGTCGGCACGGAAGGCAATCTGGGCGGCCAGGCCCAGGTCCGGGGCGTGTCGGGCGTCTGGAAGGACCTCACCGACAACGTCAACTTCATGGCCCTGAACCTGACGTCGCAGGTCCGCAACATCGCCCAGGTCACCACCGCCGTCGCCAACGGCGACCTCTCCAAGAAGATCACCGTCGACGCCCGCGGCGAGATCCTCGAACTGAAGGACACCGTCAACACGATGGTGGAGCAACTGCGGGCCTTCGCCGACGAGGTGACGAGGGTGGCCCGCGAGGTCGGCACCGACGGGCGGCTCGGCGGGCGCGCCCAGGTGCTCGGCGTCTCCGGGGTCTGGCGGGACCTGACCGACAACGTCAACTACATGGCCGACAACCTGACCTCACAGGTCCGCAACATCGCCCAGGTCACCACCGCCGTCGCCAACGGCGACCTCTCCAAGAAGATCGACGTGGACGCCCGCGGCGAGATCCTGGAGCTGAAGACCGCCATCAACACCATGGTCGACACGCTCTCCTCCTTCTCCTCCGAGGTCACCCGCGTGGCCCGCGAGGTCGGCTCGGAGGGCCAACTCGGCGGCCAGGCACGGGTCGAGGGCGTGTACGGCACCTGGAAGCGGCTGACGACCAACGTGAACGAACTCGCCTCCAACCTGACCACCCAGGTCCGCGCGATCGCCGAGGTCGCCTCCGCGGTGGCCCAGGGCGACATGTCCCGCTCGATCACCGTCGAGACGCAGGGCGAGGTCGCGGAGCTCAAGGACAACATCAACCTGATGGTGGCCAACCTCCGCGAGACGACCCGCGCCAAGGACTGGCTGGAGTCGAACCTCGCGCGCCTCGCCGCCCTGATGCAGGGCCACCGGGACCTGATGGAGGTCGCCGACCTGATCCTGCGCGAGCTGACCCCGCTGGTGAACGCCCAGTACGGGGCGTTCTTCCTGGCCGACCCGGACGAGGACGGGGCCTCGCTGCACACCACCGTGCCCGCGAAGGGGCTGGCGTTCATCGCGGGCTACGGCTCGGCGCAGGGCGCGACCGTCGACACCGGCGGCATGCCGGTCCACGGTCTGGTGCGCCAGGCGGCCCGCGAGAAGAAGCGCATCCTGGTGGAGGAGGCCCCGCCGGACTACATCAAGATCAACAGCGGCCTCGGCGAGGCGGCCCCGAGCAGTGTCGTCATCATCCCGATCCTCTTCGAGGACAAGCTCCTCGGCGTGATCGAGCTGGCGTCCTTCTCCCGCTTCTCCGATGTCCACCTGGCCTTCTTCGACCAGTTCGTGAACACCATCGGCGTCGCCATCAACACCATCATCGCCAACTCCCGCACCGAGTCCCTGCTGGGCGAGTCCCAGCGCCTGGCGATGCAGCTCCAGGAACGCTCGGACGAACTTCAGATGCAACAGGCGGAGTTGCAGCGCTCCAACGCGGAACTGGAGGAGAAGGCGGCCCTGTTGGCCACCTCGTCCCAGTACAAGTCGGAGTTCCTGGCGAACATGTCCCACGAACTCCGCACGCCGTTGAACTCCCTGCTGATCCTGGCGAGGCTCCTCTCCGACAACCCGGACGGCCATCTCTCCGACCAGGAAGTGCAGTTCGCGACGACGATCCACCGCTCGGGCTCCGACCTGCTCCAGCTGATCAACGACATCCTGGACCTGTCGAAGATCGAGGCCGGCCGGATGGACGTACGCCCGAAGAAGCTGCCGCTCATCAAGCTGCTCGACTACGTCCACGCCACCTTCCGCCCGCTCACCCTGGACCGGGGGCTCGCCTTCGAGGTGGCGGTCGGCGAGGACGTGCCGCGCGAGATGTACTCGGACGAGCAGCGCCTCCAGCAGATCCTGCGCAACCTGCTCTCCAACGCGATCAAGTTCACCGCCACGGGCCGGGTCGAACTGCGCGTGAACCGCGTCAAGGACGCCGAGCACGCATACGTCCTCGACAGCGACGACGTGGTCGCCTTCGCGGTCTCCGACACCGGTATCGGCATCGCGCGGGAGAAACTCCCGGTGATCTTCGAGGCGTTCCAGCAGGCCGACGGCACCACCAACCGCAAGTACGGCGGCACGGGACTCGGCCTGTCCATCAGCCGGGAGATCGCGGGCCTGCTGGGCGGCCGTATCGTCGCGGAGAGCGAACCCGGCAAGGGCTCCACCTTCACGCTGTACGTCCCTGTCGTCAGCCCCGGCCACACGGCGACCGGCCCGACCACCGAGGACCACCCCCTGCCGGCCCCGGAGGACCTGTCCACCGAGCCCTATCCGACCGCCCACGACGCCGAGGACTCCTGGCCCGCGCCCACCAAGCTGGAGGCGTGGAAGGCGGGCCGGGCGGGGCAGGTGCTGCCCGGGCGCCGGGTGCTGATCGTCGACGACGACATCCGCAACGTCTTCGCCCTCACCCATGTGCTGGGCCGGGTCGGCATGCCGGTCCTGTACGCGGAGAACGGCCGCGAGGGCATCGAGACCCTGGAGCGCAACCCGGACGTCGAACTCGTGCTGATGGACATCATGATGCCGGAGATGGACGGCTACGAGACCATCGCCGCCATCCGCCGCACCTCTCGCTGGTCCGGGCTGCCCATCGTCGCGCTCACCGCGAAGGCGATGCCCGGAGACCGCGAGAAGTCGATCGCGCGCGGCGCGAACGACTACGTGCCCAAGCCGGTGGACGTCGACCAGCTGTTGACCGTGGTATGCGCGCTCCTTGACCCAGAGGGCGCACGAACCGAGGAGCGGACCGACGCCGAGGAGGCGGTGGTACCGCCCACCGACGACTGAATGAGGCAGTCACATGAACGCTGAGGCAAGGACCGACGACAGTGCCGGCATCCTCCTGGTCGACGACATGGAGGACAACCTGATCGCACTGGAGGCCGTCCTGGGGTCCCTCAACGAACCGCTGGTCCGCGCCCGTTCGGGCGAGGAGGCGATGAAGGCCCTGCTCCGCCGCCGGTTCGCCCTGGTCCTGCTGGACGTGCGCATGCCGGGCATGGACGGCTTCGAGACCGCCGCCAACATCAAACGCCTGGACCAGACGAAGGACGTCCCGATCATCTTCCTCACCGGCACGGACGACGACTCGGGCTACGCCTTCCGCGGCTACGCGACGGGCGCGGCGGACTACCTGACCAAGCCGTTCGATCCGTGGGTGCTGAGGGCGAAGGTGAGCGTGTTCCTGGACCTGCACAGGAAGAACC is a genomic window containing:
- a CDS encoding response regulator; translation: MNAEARTDDSAGILLVDDMEDNLIALEAVLGSLNEPLVRARSGEEAMKALLRRRFALVLLDVRMPGMDGFETAANIKRLDQTKDVPIIFLTGTDDDSGYAFRGYATGAADYLTKPFDPWVLRAKVSVFLDLHRKNQQLERLLARQRADYEEVGKRLAALEDELTESQRTQVKELRHLLENR
- a CDS encoding HAMP domain-containing protein, translated to MSENSGTPVLEEGQNADRIRASDLRPLLAAMTAARDGDFRRMPESGDGIVAELTAVFNQLVDRNVHFTGEVNRVKRELVRHGRLDERLSPSPGQGTWTSRVDDVNQLLDALVAPAANATRVLDAVAGGDLTQRVDLHDGNRQLRGDLRRLGRAVNKMVDQLSLFTGEVTRVAREVGTEGRLGGRAKVTGLSGSWRDVTEAVNTMASRLTAQVRDIALVTTAVARGDLTRTVTVEATGELLELKLTVNTMVDQLSAFADEVTRVAREVGTEGQLGGRAQVRGVSGVWKDLTDNVNFMASNLTSQVRNIAQVTTAVANGDLSQKITVDAQGEILELKSTINTMVDQLSAFADEVTRVAREVGTEGNLGGRAQVRGVSGVWKDLTDNVNFMADNLTSQVRNIALVSTAVAQGDLGKKITVEAKGEILELKSTINTMVDQLSAFADEVTRVAREVGTEGNLGGQAQVRGVSGVWKDLTDNVNFMALNLTSQVRNIAQVTTAVANGDLSKKITVDARGEILELKDTVNTMVEQLRAFADEVTRVAREVGTDGRLGGRAQVLGVSGVWRDLTDNVNYMADNLTSQVRNIAQVTTAVANGDLSKKIDVDARGEILELKTAINTMVDTLSSFSSEVTRVAREVGSEGQLGGQARVEGVYGTWKRLTTNVNELASNLTTQVRAIAEVASAVAQGDMSRSITVETQGEVAELKDNINLMVANLRETTRAKDWLESNLARLAALMQGHRDLMEVADLILRELTPLVNAQYGAFFLADPDEDGASLHTTVPAKGLAFIAGYGSAQGATVDTGGMPVHGLVRQAAREKKRILVEEAPPDYIKINSGLGEAAPSSVVIIPILFEDKLLGVIELASFSRFSDVHLAFFDQFVNTIGVAINTIIANSRTESLLGESQRLAMQLQERSDELQMQQAELQRSNAELEEKAALLATSSQYKSEFLANMSHELRTPLNSLLILARLLSDNPDGHLSDQEVQFATTIHRSGSDLLQLINDILDLSKIEAGRMDVRPKKLPLIKLLDYVHATFRPLTLDRGLAFEVAVGEDVPREMYSDEQRLQQILRNLLSNAIKFTATGRVELRVNRVKDAEHAYVLDSDDVVAFAVSDTGIGIAREKLPVIFEAFQQADGTTNRKYGGTGLGLSISREIAGLLGGRIVAESEPGKGSTFTLYVPVVSPGHTATGPTTEDHPLPAPEDLSTEPYPTAHDAEDSWPAPTKLEAWKAGRAGQVLPGRRVLIVDDDIRNVFALTHVLGRVGMPVLYAENGREGIETLERNPDVELVLMDIMMPEMDGYETIAAIRRTSRWSGLPIVALTAKAMPGDREKSIARGANDYVPKPVDVDQLLTVVCALLDPEGARTEERTDAEEAVVPPTDD